A genome region from Streptomyces pratensis includes the following:
- a CDS encoding GTP-binding protein, translated as MDSATSDRAALQATADNGLKIVVVGGFGVGKTTMVRSVSEIRPLNTEETMTRAGEAVDDLDGVHSKTSTTVAFDFGRITLDARSVLYLFGAPGQERFWFLWDRLFSGTLGAVVLVDTRRLADSWYAIDRLEHHGTPFIVACNDFGGSFHTEQQIREALDLSPDVPLVECDARDRSSSKYVLITLVEHLYALSVARAKASGPAPAMTPEPTS; from the coding sequence TTGGACTCCGCAACCTCTGACCGTGCCGCCCTGCAGGCGACGGCCGACAACGGACTGAAGATCGTCGTTGTCGGCGGCTTCGGGGTCGGCAAGACCACCATGGTCCGATCCGTGAGCGAGATCCGTCCGCTCAACACGGAAGAGACCATGACCCGCGCGGGCGAGGCCGTCGACGACCTCGACGGTGTGCACTCCAAGACGTCCACCACGGTCGCCTTCGACTTCGGCCGCATCACGCTCGACGCGCGTTCGGTCCTCTATCTCTTCGGCGCGCCCGGACAGGAACGCTTCTGGTTCCTGTGGGACCGCCTCTTCTCCGGCACCCTGGGCGCCGTCGTCCTCGTCGACACCCGGCGGCTCGCCGACTCCTGGTACGCGATCGACCGGCTGGAGCACCACGGCACGCCGTTCATCGTCGCGTGCAACGACTTCGGCGGCTCGTTCCACACCGAGCAGCAGATCCGCGAGGCCCTCGACCTCTCCCCCGACGTCCCGCTCGTCGAGTGCGACGCCCGGGACCGCTCGTCCAGCAAGTACGTCCTGATCACGCTGGTCGAGCACCTCTACGCACTTTCCGTCGCCCGTGCGAAGGCTTCCGGCCCGGCCCCGGCCATGACCCCGGAGCCCACATCGTGA
- a CDS encoding cytochrome P450, whose amino-acid sequence MNQCPVSHGPVPLSGPRFQTDPVRLYREMRRDHGAVAPVVLPGEIPAWLILGYRELHQVTGDPVLFTRDSDLWNQWDNIPDGWPLLPMIGRKQPSILYTVGERHTVRAAMISNALEAVDPFALKRYAEEFADDLIDRFCSTGRTDIIAEYAMLLPARVLAKLYGFSDEVGGPLVGALNDMIDGRERALAGQQHLGAAMFQLLADKHAEPGDDVVTRMLQDPGGFTDEEVAQDLMVMMAAGHQPTADWMGNSLRLMLTDDRFAASLSGGRHSVGEAMNEVLWEETPTQNVAGRWASRDTHLGGRHIRAGDMLLLGIAAANVDPQIRTDGSALTGGNNAFLSFGHGEHRCPFPAQETAEVIARTGIEVLLDRLPDVDLGIPADQLTRRPSPWLHGLTELPVHFTPTPALGGPK is encoded by the coding sequence GTGAACCAGTGCCCCGTGTCCCACGGTCCCGTACCCCTGTCAGGACCACGGTTCCAGACCGACCCCGTGCGGCTGTACCGGGAGATGCGCCGGGACCACGGTGCCGTGGCCCCGGTCGTGCTCCCCGGCGAGATACCCGCCTGGCTGATCCTCGGCTACCGGGAGCTGCACCAGGTCACGGGCGACCCGGTGCTCTTCACCAGGGACTCGGACCTGTGGAACCAGTGGGACAACATCCCGGACGGCTGGCCACTGCTGCCGATGATCGGCCGCAAGCAGCCGTCGATCCTCTACACGGTCGGTGAGCGGCACACGGTCCGTGCGGCGATGATCAGCAACGCCCTGGAGGCCGTCGACCCGTTCGCGCTCAAGCGCTACGCGGAGGAGTTCGCGGACGACCTCATCGACCGCTTCTGCTCCACCGGCCGCACCGACATCATCGCCGAGTACGCGATGCTGCTCCCGGCCCGCGTCCTCGCGAAGCTCTACGGCTTCAGCGACGAGGTCGGCGGGCCCCTGGTGGGCGCGCTCAACGACATGATCGACGGCCGGGAGAGGGCCCTGGCCGGGCAGCAGCACCTCGGCGCGGCCATGTTCCAGCTCCTCGCCGACAAGCACGCCGAGCCGGGCGACGACGTCGTGACCCGGATGCTCCAGGACCCGGGCGGCTTCACCGACGAGGAGGTCGCGCAGGACCTCATGGTGATGATGGCCGCGGGCCACCAGCCGACCGCCGACTGGATGGGCAACTCGCTGCGGCTGATGCTCACCGACGACCGCTTCGCCGCGTCGCTGTCCGGCGGCCGCCACAGCGTCGGCGAGGCCATGAACGAGGTGCTCTGGGAAGAGACCCCCACCCAGAACGTGGCCGGCCGCTGGGCCTCCCGCGACACCCACCTCGGCGGGCGCCACATCCGCGCCGGTGACATGCTGCTGCTCGGTATCGCCGCCGCCAACGTCGACCCGCAGATCCGCACCGACGGCTCCGCGCTGACCGGCGGCAACAACGCGTTCCTCTCCTTCGGCCACGGTGAGCACCGCTGCCCGTTCCCGGCCCAGGAGACCGCGGAGGTCATCGCCCGTACGGGGATCGAGGTGCTCCTGGACCGGCTCCCGGACGTGGACCTCGGCATCCCCGCGGACCAGCTGACCCGGCGACCGTCCCCCTGGCTGCACGGGCTGACGGAGCTGCCGGTGCACTTCACGCCCACCCCCGCTCTTGGAGGCCCGAAATGA
- a CDS encoding Uma2 family endonuclease → MSAAAVEHPCDDEPEPMLVTANRLMEQLPGYRVEIIGGVITVAPPPDGPHARALTKLMRPFITAGLDDGESAVLQAIGLWLPGGPEDYAIPDLAVVDADFDGHLIENNCYDPAVFRLVLEVTSGNYKSDLRNKVSAYAEAKIPVYVILDRRHGRLHVLTEPTGCTYDSHEVYAPGQSAVLPASIGADMTLDVAELVKAGRPRA, encoded by the coding sequence ATGTCTGCAGCAGCAGTCGAGCACCCCTGTGACGATGAGCCGGAACCGATGCTCGTGACGGCGAACCGTCTCATGGAGCAGCTTCCGGGTTATCGCGTCGAGATCATCGGAGGCGTCATCACCGTGGCCCCACCCCCGGACGGCCCGCACGCCCGTGCTCTGACCAAGCTCATGCGGCCCTTCATCACGGCCGGACTCGACGACGGGGAGTCCGCGGTCCTACAGGCGATCGGCCTGTGGCTGCCAGGAGGGCCGGAGGACTACGCCATCCCGGACCTCGCCGTCGTCGACGCGGACTTCGACGGGCATCTGATCGAGAACAACTGCTACGACCCGGCCGTCTTCCGCCTGGTGCTGGAGGTGACCTCCGGAAACTACAAGAGCGACCTGCGCAACAAGGTCTCCGCGTACGCCGAGGCCAAGATCCCGGTGTACGTGATCCTGGACCGCCGCCACGGCCGCCTCCACGTCCTGACGGAGCCCACCGGCTGCACGTACGACAGCCACGAGGTCTACGCCCCCGGCCAGTCGGCCGTGCTTCCCGCGTCGATCGGTGCCGACATGACCCTCGACGTCGCCGAGCTGGTCAAGGCGGGCCGCCCCCGCGCGTAG
- a CDS encoding GNAT family N-acetyltransferase: MQADRAPEPFSTSRLDALPLDVAHAEEMAAVLFDPALHVYTGGAPEDVGTLRARYERQNAGSPDPAELWWNWVLRVRADGCLAGYVQATVRGARAEAAWVVGTRWQGKGYAKEGAAGLVRHLLDQGSVRTVVAHIHPDHAASAAVAAAAGLLPTDEREDGEVRWRRDASRETAPGRVAGPGRGSDHDTGRGP; the protein is encoded by the coding sequence ATGCAGGCCGACAGGGCCCCCGAGCCCTTCTCCACCTCCCGCCTCGACGCGCTCCCGCTCGACGTCGCTCACGCGGAGGAAATGGCCGCGGTCCTCTTCGACCCGGCCCTGCACGTCTACACGGGAGGCGCCCCGGAGGACGTCGGCACCCTGCGCGCCCGCTACGAGCGCCAGAACGCCGGCTCGCCCGACCCCGCCGAACTCTGGTGGAACTGGGTGCTCCGGGTGCGTGCGGACGGGTGCCTGGCCGGCTATGTGCAGGCGACGGTGCGCGGGGCGCGGGCGGAGGCGGCCTGGGTGGTCGGGACCCGGTGGCAGGGGAAGGGCTACGCCAAGGAGGGGGCCGCCGGCCTGGTCAGGCACCTGCTGGACCAGGGATCCGTCCGTACCGTCGTCGCCCACATCCACCCGGACCACGCTGCCTCCGCCGCCGTGGCGGCCGCCGCGGGGCTCCTGCCGACGGACGAACGGGAGGACGGGGAGGTGCGGTGGCGGCGGGACGCCTCCCGGGAGACGGCGCCGGGCAGGGTGGCGGGGCCCGGCCGGGGCTCTGATCACGACACCGGTCGAGGCCCCTGA
- a CDS encoding sensor histidine kinase, whose protein sequence is MRPSLRPTALALLISAAVTGALCLWAVAAAPASVRTPLAWGAGAAAVLLCVAVAVTVHTLATARNLRALRAADSERFTAETSRLVSTSAAEAQRFTAETARFRAAASAEAARVTAEADDRVARVSTEATEQHERLTAEAARLTARARRAENERSAAISACANAAGRMQALATSMLADLREMEHRHTAEDVLGDLLHLDHRTAQAGRLADSIAVLTGARSGRRWAKPIVMESILRGAMGRIGSYQRIRLHSTSDVAIAGHAAEGVMHALAELLDNAANFSPPTAEVHVYVEEVPAGIVVTVEDSGLVMSDVQLRRAERAVSADNQDLTGISGTRLGLAVVGRLARKHGLTVSFRPSARGGTGALMMLPQELISRTTVPAPEPARRPEPEPDHATPDTDGRPPAAAAAASPESAPRTDAAPGKPESASESTGAVPQFGDSGLPKRRRGRTLAAAEARTGNVTPGGAESPRPRATDPKVQAARFSTFSQAVRANSPHPEGNTR, encoded by the coding sequence TTGCGCCCTTCACTCCGGCCGACCGCACTCGCCCTGCTGATATCGGCAGCCGTTACCGGTGCTCTGTGCCTGTGGGCGGTCGCCGCCGCTCCCGCCTCGGTACGGACGCCGCTCGCATGGGGGGCGGGCGCCGCCGCCGTGCTGCTCTGCGTCGCGGTGGCCGTCACCGTCCACACGCTCGCCACCGCCCGCAATCTGCGCGCCCTGCGGGCCGCCGACTCCGAACGCTTCACCGCCGAGACCTCCCGGCTCGTCTCGACCTCCGCCGCCGAGGCACAGCGCTTCACAGCTGAGACCGCCAGGTTCAGAGCGGCGGCCTCGGCCGAGGCCGCCCGGGTCACCGCCGAGGCGGACGACCGGGTCGCGCGGGTCAGCACCGAGGCCACCGAGCAGCACGAGCGGCTCACCGCCGAGGCCGCCCGGCTAACCGCCCGTGCCCGGCGCGCCGAGAACGAGCGCTCCGCGGCGATCTCCGCCTGTGCCAACGCCGCCGGCCGCATGCAGGCCCTGGCCACGAGCATGCTGGCCGACCTCCGGGAGATGGAGCACCGGCACACCGCCGAGGACGTGCTCGGCGATCTGCTGCACCTGGACCACCGCACGGCCCAGGCGGGCCGTCTCGCGGACTCCATCGCCGTGCTGACCGGGGCGCGCTCCGGGCGCCGCTGGGCCAAGCCGATCGTGATGGAGTCGATCCTGCGCGGCGCCATGGGCCGTATCGGCAGCTACCAGCGCATCCGCCTGCACTCGACCAGCGATGTCGCGATCGCGGGCCACGCGGCCGAGGGCGTCATGCACGCCCTCGCCGAGCTGCTCGACAACGCCGCCAACTTCTCGCCGCCCACCGCAGAGGTGCATGTGTACGTCGAGGAGGTCCCGGCGGGCATCGTTGTCACCGTCGAGGACAGCGGCCTGGTGATGAGCGATGTGCAGCTGCGCCGCGCCGAGCGGGCCGTGTCCGCCGACAACCAGGACCTCACGGGCATCTCCGGCACCCGCCTCGGACTCGCCGTCGTCGGCCGGCTGGCCAGGAAGCACGGCCTCACCGTCTCCTTCCGGCCCTCGGCACGCGGAGGCACCGGCGCGCTGATGATGCTGCCGCAGGAGCTCATCTCCCGTACGACCGTTCCCGCACCGGAGCCCGCCCGGCGCCCCGAGCCCGAGCCGGACCACGCGACGCCGGACACCGACGGCCGGCCCCCGGCCGCCGCTGCGGCAGCCTCCCCCGAGTCCGCGCCCCGCACGGACGCCGCACCCGGGAAGCCCGAGTCCGCTTCCGAATCCACCGGTGCCGTCCCCCAGTTCGGCGACAGCGGTCTGCCCAAGCGCCGACGTGGCCGCACCCTGGCCGCCGCCGAAGCCCGTACCGGCAATGTCACCCCCGGCGGAGCCGAATCCCCCAGGCCCCGTGCCACCGACCCGAAGGTGCAGGCTGCCCGCTTCAGCACCTTCAGCCAGGCGGTACGAGCCAACTCACCGCACCCGGAAGGCAACACCCGATGA
- a CDS encoding DUF4259 domain-containing protein: protein MGTWGMGHFDSDAAADFAGSLDDAPPGRREEMIREALDFAARTGPEEYLDADDAVMAIAAAALLAAQHPGGTPVDPVYGPDEPLPALPTELREPALRALDRVLAAESELLELWADAGEDEKWSAGVRELRATLAGAE, encoded by the coding sequence GTGGGGACCTGGGGGATGGGCCATTTCGACAGCGACGCCGCCGCGGACTTCGCCGGGAGTCTCGACGACGCGCCACCCGGCAGACGCGAGGAGATGATCCGGGAGGCGCTGGACTTCGCGGCGCGGACAGGACCGGAGGAGTACCTCGACGCCGACGACGCGGTGATGGCGATAGCGGCCGCCGCGCTTCTCGCCGCCCAGCATCCGGGCGGCACACCGGTGGATCCCGTCTACGGGCCCGACGAACCCCTGCCCGCGCTCCCCACCGAGCTTCGCGAGCCCGCCCTGCGGGCGCTGGACCGGGTGCTGGCGGCGGAGTCCGAGCTGCTGGAGCTGTGGGCGGACGCGGGGGAGGACGAGAAGTGGAGCGCGGGCGTCCGGGAGCTCCGCGCGACGTTGGCCGGGGCGGAGTGA
- a CDS encoding GAF domain-containing SpoIIE family protein phosphatase yields the protein MGELRRLQALRLAGLTAAADPGMDRFARLVTRFLRVPVSLVSLLEADRQVFPGMVGLAEPWAGRRETPLSHSFCQHVVVDGRPLILEDTRVHPRTCASMAIPDLQAIGYAGMPLTDADGHVLGSLCAIDHVPRKWTDDEMQDLADLTAACSVELRLRIATEHIRQDRDHADLLLRASVELGHSRELTDLIRRLRGLFDGPDDPAFVGLLLSDGQGLRRVVDPDDVLPVETVIDRLDLGAGFPSTRAMREQRTVFVPDHDSLLAGFSPEAVAGYDSLGLRSVLCVPLPAGLGVLMWCWPDSHVLTVTERAALTAVAGYVSQAVERTLFVESRLSTAEQLQAAMLTDLPDVPGLDISALYLPATYQDMVGGDWYDAYLLPRLPAAPQRALMLSIGDIIGHDVQAAVVMGQVRSMLRQATLGHPEHSPAAALDAVDSSFDALPLGPGATAVHARLDPDGGRWRLTWSNAGHPPPLLRTPDGRVSVLDEHDLLLLGAPSCLPRHDHTHGLPRGSVLLLYTDGLVERRDTDIDASIREAASTLAEYGHQPLPLLLETLSHGLADASQRDDVAVLVVRVTEGEE from the coding sequence GTGGGCGAACTCAGGAGGCTGCAAGCCCTGCGGCTCGCGGGGCTGACTGCGGCGGCCGATCCCGGCATGGACCGGTTCGCGAGACTCGTCACCCGGTTCCTCCGCGTCCCGGTCTCGCTGGTCTCGTTGCTGGAGGCCGACCGGCAGGTCTTCCCCGGCATGGTCGGACTCGCCGAACCCTGGGCGGGGCGGCGGGAGACCCCCCTGAGCCACTCCTTCTGCCAGCACGTCGTCGTCGACGGCCGGCCGCTGATCCTCGAGGACACGCGGGTGCATCCGCGCACCTGCGCCAGCATGGCCATTCCCGACCTCCAGGCGATCGGGTACGCCGGAATGCCTCTGACCGACGCCGACGGGCACGTCCTCGGATCGCTCTGCGCCATCGACCACGTGCCCCGGAAGTGGACCGACGACGAGATGCAGGACCTCGCGGACCTGACCGCGGCCTGCTCGGTGGAACTGCGCCTGCGGATCGCCACCGAACACATCCGGCAGGACCGGGACCACGCCGACCTGCTGCTGCGCGCCTCCGTGGAGCTCGGCCACTCCCGCGAACTGACCGACCTCATCCGTCGCCTGCGCGGCCTGTTCGACGGCCCTGACGATCCGGCGTTCGTGGGCCTGCTGCTGTCGGACGGCCAGGGGCTGCGCCGCGTGGTCGACCCGGACGACGTGCTGCCGGTGGAGACCGTCATCGACCGCCTGGACCTGGGAGCCGGTTTCCCCAGTACCCGGGCCATGCGGGAACAGCGCACCGTCTTCGTGCCGGACCACGACTCCCTCCTCGCCGGCTTCAGCCCCGAGGCGGTGGCCGGGTACGACTCGCTGGGCCTCCGCTCCGTGCTGTGCGTGCCGCTGCCGGCCGGGCTGGGCGTCCTGATGTGGTGCTGGCCCGACTCCCACGTCCTGACGGTCACGGAGAGGGCCGCCCTCACCGCTGTGGCCGGGTACGTGAGCCAGGCGGTGGAACGCACCCTCTTCGTCGAGAGCCGGCTCAGCACCGCGGAACAACTGCAGGCCGCGATGCTGACGGACCTGCCCGACGTGCCCGGCCTGGACATCTCCGCCCTGTACCTGCCGGCCACCTACCAGGACATGGTGGGCGGCGACTGGTACGACGCCTACCTGCTGCCGCGGCTCCCGGCCGCCCCGCAGCGTGCCCTCATGCTGTCCATCGGCGACATCATCGGGCACGACGTCCAGGCCGCCGTCGTGATGGGCCAGGTCCGCAGCATGCTCCGCCAGGCCACCCTCGGCCATCCCGAGCACTCACCCGCTGCCGCGCTGGACGCGGTCGACAGCTCCTTCGACGCCCTGCCCCTCGGCCCCGGCGCCACCGCGGTGCACGCCCGTCTCGACCCGGACGGCGGCCGATGGCGTCTGACCTGGTCGAACGCCGGGCACCCGCCGCCCCTGCTGCGTACGCCCGACGGCCGTGTCTCCGTGCTGGACGAGCACGACCTACTGCTCCTCGGCGCCCCCAGCTGCCTCCCCCGCCACGACCACACGCACGGACTCCCCCGGGGAAGCGTGCTCCTGCTGTACACCGACGGGCTGGTCGAGCGCCGTGACACCGACATCGACGCGAGCATCCGGGAAGCGGCGTCCACCCTCGCGGAGTACGGCCACCAGCCCCTGCCGCTGCTCCTGGAGACGCTCTCCCACGGGCTGGCGGACGCCTCTCAGCGCGACGACGTGGCCGTGCTAGTCGTCCGCGTCACGGAGGGGGAGGAGTGA
- a CDS encoding roadblock/LC7 domain-containing protein — translation MSATTDEKLNWLLEGLLDRTPGARHALVLSRDGLKLCRTPELSVDQADQLAAISAGIQSLSHGASIEFGDGSGGVRSAMTEFYGGVLFIVEAGAGAHLAVVAAEDSDVGLVGHNMSELVEQLGEYLVAPPRDSAGGTAATVAETADV, via the coding sequence ATGAGCGCGACCACCGATGAGAAGCTCAACTGGCTGCTGGAGGGGCTGCTCGACCGCACGCCCGGCGCCCGGCACGCTCTCGTCCTGTCACGGGACGGCCTGAAGCTGTGCCGCACCCCCGAACTCTCCGTCGACCAGGCCGACCAGCTGGCCGCGATCTCCGCCGGCATCCAGAGCCTGTCGCACGGCGCGTCCATCGAGTTCGGTGACGGCTCCGGCGGCGTACGGTCCGCGATGACCGAGTTCTACGGCGGCGTGCTGTTCATCGTCGAGGCGGGCGCGGGCGCCCACCTGGCGGTCGTGGCGGCTGAGGACAGCGACGTCGGCCTCGTCGGTCACAACATGAGCGAACTCGTCGAGCAGCTCGGCGAATACCTAGTCGCGCCGCCGCGCGACTCCGCGGGCGGGACGGCGGCCACGGTCGCGGAAACCGCGGACGTATGA
- the serC gene encoding phosphoserine transaminase, which yields MADIQIPADLKPADGRFGAGPSKVRTEAVDALAATGTSLLGTSHRQAPVKNLVGEVRDGVRSLFSLPEGYEVILGNGGSTAFWDVATHGLIESKSQHLNFGEFSSKFAKAAKLAPWLADPTVIASDPGTHPDPRAEAGVDVYAFTHNETSTGVAAPVKRVAGADEGSLVLVDATSGAGGLPVDIAETDVYYFAPQKSFASDGGLWIGVFSPAALDRAARVHASGRHIPEFFSLPTAIDNSLKNQTYNTPALATLFLLNEQLKWMNTQGGLDFTTGRTAASSQALYGWAEESKYATPFVTDPAKRSQVIGTIDFEDGIDAAAVAKVLRANGIVDTEPYRKLGRNQLRVAMFPAIDPADVQALTACIDYVIDKL from the coding sequence GTGGCTGACATCCAGATTCCCGCAGACCTCAAGCCCGCCGACGGACGTTTCGGCGCCGGGCCCTCCAAGGTGCGGACGGAGGCGGTCGACGCACTGGCCGCGACCGGCACCTCTCTTCTCGGCACCTCCCACCGCCAGGCCCCGGTCAAGAACCTGGTCGGCGAGGTGCGTGACGGCGTGCGCAGCCTCTTCTCCCTCCCCGAGGGATACGAGGTCATCCTGGGCAACGGCGGCTCCACCGCCTTCTGGGACGTCGCGACGCACGGTCTGATCGAGTCGAAGTCCCAGCACCTGAACTTCGGCGAGTTCTCGTCGAAGTTCGCGAAGGCCGCCAAGCTCGCCCCGTGGCTGGCCGACCCGACCGTCATCGCCTCGGACCCGGGCACCCACCCGGACCCGCGGGCCGAGGCGGGCGTCGACGTCTACGCGTTCACCCACAACGAGACCTCGACGGGTGTCGCCGCCCCGGTCAAGCGGGTCGCGGGTGCCGACGAGGGCTCGCTCGTCCTGGTGGACGCCACCTCCGGTGCGGGCGGCCTGCCGGTCGACATCGCCGAGACGGACGTCTACTACTTCGCCCCGCAGAAGTCCTTCGCCTCCGACGGCGGGCTGTGGATCGGCGTGTTCTCCCCGGCCGCACTGGACCGCGCCGCGCGCGTCCACGCCTCGGGCAGGCACATCCCGGAGTTCTTCTCGCTGCCCACTGCGATCGACAACTCCCTGAAGAACCAGACGTACAACACCCCGGCGCTGGCCACCCTCTTCCTGCTGAACGAGCAGCTGAAGTGGATGAACACCCAGGGCGGTCTGGACTTCACGACCGGCCGGACGGCCGCGTCCTCGCAGGCCCTGTACGGCTGGGCCGAGGAGTCCAAGTACGCCACCCCGTTCGTCACCGACCCGGCGAAGCGCTCGCAGGTCATCGGCACGATCGACTTCGAGGACGGCATCGACGCGGCGGCGGTCGCCAAGGTGCTCCGCGCCAACGGCATCGTCGACACCGAGCCGTACCGCAAGCTGGGCCGCAACCAGCTGCGCGTGGCGATGTTCCCGGCGATCGACCCGGCGGACGTCCAGGCGCTCACGGCCTGCATCGACTACGTGATCGACAAGCTCTGA
- a CDS encoding cytochrome P450 family protein: MTRIALDPLVADLDAESAALRAAGPLAEVELPGGVHCYAVTHHAEARQLLTDSRVVKDINVWNAWQRGEIPMDWALIGLVNPGRSMLTVDGAEHRRLRGMVAQALTVKRVERLRAGIEALTNASLDRLAALSEEGTVDLKAEFAYPLPMNVISELMGVNATDHPRLKELFEKFFSTQTPPEEVPQMMADLGALFTKIVDDKRANPGDDLTSALIAASEDGDHLTNEEIVNTLQLIIAAGHETTISLVVNVVEALQTHPEQRKRVLSGEVPWENVIEETLRWNTPTSHVLIRFATEDIAVGDKVLPKGEALIVSFGALGRDEQQYGPTAGEFDITRSPNRHIAFGHGPHVCPGAALSRLEAGVALPALYERFPDLDLAVPASDLRNKPIVTQNDLYELPVDLG, translated from the coding sequence ATGACCCGGATCGCCCTCGATCCCCTCGTCGCCGACCTCGACGCCGAAAGCGCCGCGCTGCGCGCCGCCGGGCCGCTGGCCGAGGTGGAGCTCCCCGGCGGGGTGCACTGCTACGCGGTGACGCATCACGCCGAGGCACGTCAGCTGCTCACCGACAGCCGCGTGGTCAAGGACATCAACGTCTGGAACGCCTGGCAGCGCGGCGAGATCCCGATGGACTGGGCGCTGATCGGCCTCGTCAATCCGGGCCGCTCCATGCTGACGGTGGACGGCGCCGAGCACCGCAGGCTGCGCGGCATGGTCGCGCAGGCACTGACGGTGAAGCGGGTGGAGCGGCTGCGGGCCGGCATCGAGGCGCTGACGAACGCCTCCCTCGACCGGCTGGCGGCGCTGTCCGAGGAGGGGACGGTCGATCTGAAGGCGGAGTTCGCCTACCCGCTGCCGATGAACGTCATCAGCGAGCTGATGGGCGTGAACGCGACCGACCACCCCCGGCTCAAGGAGCTCTTCGAGAAGTTCTTCTCGACGCAGACCCCGCCGGAGGAGGTCCCGCAGATGATGGCGGACCTCGGCGCCCTCTTCACGAAGATCGTCGACGACAAGCGGGCGAACCCGGGCGACGACCTCACCAGTGCCCTGATCGCGGCCTCCGAGGACGGCGACCACCTCACCAACGAGGAGATCGTCAACACGCTCCAGCTGATCATCGCGGCGGGGCACGAGACCACGATCAGCCTCGTCGTGAATGTCGTCGAGGCGCTCCAGACCCACCCCGAGCAGCGCAAGCGCGTGCTGAGCGGGGAGGTGCCGTGGGAGAACGTGATCGAGGAGACCCTGCGCTGGAACACCCCGACCTCGCACGTCCTGATCCGCTTCGCGACCGAGGACATAGCGGTGGGCGACAAGGTCCTGCCGAAGGGCGAGGCGCTGATCGTCTCCTTCGGCGCCCTGGGACGCGACGAGCAGCAGTACGGTCCGACCGCCGGTGAGTTCGACATCACCCGGTCCCCCAACCGCCACATCGCTTTCGGCCATGGTCCGCACGTCTGCCCGGGCGCCGCGCTGTCCCGGCTGGAGGCGGGGGTCGCGCTGCCCGCGCTGTACGAGCGCTTCCCGGACCTGGACCTCGCGGTACCGGCCTCCGACCTGCGGAACAAGCCGATCGTGACCCAGAACGACCTGTACGAGCTCCCGGTCGATCTGGGCTGA
- a CDS encoding DUF742 domain-containing protein, producing MTSVPRPRPGRDDDPDRLYTLTGGRSRSDSAAFDLVTLVVAECDPSPGMQSEHVAILRMCNSPTAVVEISATLKLPVSIVRIMLCDLLDTGRISARHPRTARVEDRLPDTDTLEQVLVGLRNL from the coding sequence ATGACGTCCGTCCCGCGCCCCCGCCCCGGACGCGACGACGACCCGGACCGGCTGTACACCCTCACGGGTGGCCGCAGCCGGTCCGACTCGGCGGCGTTCGACCTGGTGACACTCGTCGTCGCCGAGTGCGACCCGAGCCCCGGGATGCAGTCGGAGCACGTCGCGATCCTGCGGATGTGCAACAGCCCCACCGCGGTCGTGGAGATCTCGGCCACCCTGAAACTGCCGGTCAGCATCGTCCGCATCATGCTGTGCGATCTGCTCGACACCGGCCGGATCAGCGCCCGCCACCCCCGTACTGCCCGTGTCGAGGACCGGCTCCCCGACACCGACACCCTGGAACAGGTGCTCGTTGGACTCCGCAACCTCTGA